A DNA window from Paenibacillus andongensis contains the following coding sequences:
- the hisS gene encoding histidine--tRNA ligase, with product MSIQKPKGTQDLLPGEVEKWQYLESKARDLCQRFNYKEIRTPIFEETDLFIRGVGETTDIVGKEMYTFLDKGDRSMTLRPEGTAGVVRAYVENKLYGIPDLTKLYYIGPMFRYEQPQAGRYRQFHQFGIEAFGSVDPSIDAEVIALGYTFYKEIGLKEVTVEINSVGTPAVRTVYREKLQEFFAPVKHLLCKDCQSRFDRNPMRILDCKTDQKYGEGAPEILEYLDEECTSHFALVQEHLTAMEIPYRINPRLVRGLDYYTHTAFEYKAAGIGAIDTIGGGGRYNGLVEQIGGRGTDQPGVGLGLGLERILLVLHAQGVEIPKPEPLDVYLIGLGDTAEKEVTKLLHQLRVQGLKAEKDYQGRKMKAQMKSADRFQATYVAILGDDELVRGEITLKKMDTGSQLTVSLADLASNAAKTLFE from the coding sequence ATGAGCATCCAAAAGCCAAAAGGCACACAAGATCTTCTTCCCGGTGAGGTGGAGAAGTGGCAGTACCTAGAGAGCAAAGCGAGAGATTTGTGCCAAAGATTTAATTACAAAGAGATCCGTACGCCGATATTTGAGGAAACCGATTTGTTCATTAGAGGTGTCGGCGAAACGACAGATATCGTGGGCAAAGAAATGTACACCTTTCTCGATAAAGGGGACCGCAGCATGACGCTTCGTCCTGAAGGAACAGCCGGTGTTGTTAGGGCTTATGTCGAGAATAAGCTTTATGGGATTCCGGATTTAACGAAGCTTTATTACATTGGACCCATGTTCCGCTATGAGCAGCCGCAAGCTGGGAGATATCGCCAGTTCCATCAGTTCGGCATTGAAGCTTTCGGGTCCGTTGATCCAAGCATTGATGCGGAAGTGATTGCTCTTGGTTACACATTTTATAAAGAAATTGGTCTTAAGGAAGTAACCGTTGAAATTAACTCCGTCGGCACACCAGCTGTTAGAACGGTTTACCGTGAGAAACTGCAGGAGTTCTTCGCACCTGTGAAACATTTGCTTTGTAAAGATTGTCAGTCCCGATTTGATCGGAATCCGATGCGTATTCTTGATTGTAAAACAGATCAAAAGTATGGCGAAGGTGCTCCAGAAATTTTGGAGTATTTGGATGAAGAGTGCACGTCGCATTTCGCGTTGGTTCAAGAGCATCTAACAGCGATGGAAATCCCGTATCGGATTAATCCGCGCCTTGTTCGCGGTCTGGATTACTACACGCATACAGCTTTTGAGTACAAAGCAGCCGGGATCGGCGCGATTGATACGATTGGCGGAGGCGGACGATACAATGGTCTGGTTGAGCAGATTGGCGGCCGTGGCACCGATCAGCCGGGAGTTGGCTTGGGTCTCGGTCTTGAGCGTATTCTACTCGTATTGCATGCACAAGGTGTTGAAATTCCGAAGCCAGAGCCGTTGGATGTCTATTTGATCGGTCTTGGAGACACGGCGGAAAAGGAAGTAACGAAGCTGCTGCACCAGCTTAGAGTGCAAGGACTGAAAGCGGAGAAGGATTACCAGGGCCGTAAAATGAAGGCACAAATGAAATCAGCTGACCGCTTTCAAGCCACCTATGTGGCGATTCTTGGAGATGACGAATTGGTGCGCGGCGAAATTACGTTGAAAAAGATGGATACAGGCAGTCAATTGACTGTGAGTTTAGCCGATCTTGCTTCGAACGCTGCAAAGACGCTTTTCGAGTAG
- the aspS gene encoding aspartate--tRNA ligase, with protein sequence MMLKTHHCGELTKAQVGQTVTLNGWVQRRRDLGGVLFIDLRDRSGLVQTVFNPDFSGDALAIADRARNEYVLAVKGKVVERDAETVNKNITTGEIEIQVTEIEIMNAAKTPPFFIEDGVDVDEAVRLKYRYLDLRRPEMQRTLMLRSKASKVFRNFLDDQGFVEVETPILTKSTPEGARDYLVPSRVHPGEFFALPQSPQIFKQLLMVSGLERYYQIARCFRDEDLRADRQPEFTQVDIETSFISQDQLLEILEELVVKLMQETAQVEIPRPFQRITYADAMAKYGSDKPDLRFGLELEDVSDIVETSGVQVFANVVKGGGQVKALNAKGCGTWSRKEIDDLLPFAARYGAKGLAWIQVKDGEFKGPIVKFFNEAEIAALTERLGAEEGDLLLFSADKKKVVADVLGNLRLKIGRELGLIDDSKFKYAWVVDFPLLGYDEEAKRYVAEHHPFTRPNEDDIHFFDTDPGQIRAQAYDLVLNGYEVGGGSMRIYQREVQEKMFGALGFSKEEAVEKFGFLLEAFEYGTPPHGGFAFGFDRLVMLITGRTNLRETIAFPKTASATDLLTDAPGTVDDKQLEQLSIRLALKQPAAKA encoded by the coding sequence ATGATGCTAAAAACACATCATTGCGGTGAGCTTACGAAAGCTCAGGTTGGACAGACAGTTACACTAAACGGTTGGGTGCAAAGAAGACGCGACTTAGGCGGCGTTTTATTCATCGATCTACGTGATCGGAGCGGGCTTGTACAGACCGTATTTAATCCAGACTTCTCAGGGGATGCACTTGCCATTGCTGACCGCGCTCGTAATGAATACGTGCTTGCTGTTAAAGGGAAAGTTGTAGAACGTGATGCCGAAACGGTTAACAAAAATATCACAACGGGTGAAATTGAGATTCAGGTGACTGAAATCGAAATTATGAATGCAGCTAAAACACCTCCTTTCTTCATCGAAGATGGCGTAGATGTGGACGAAGCCGTTCGTTTGAAATATCGTTATCTAGACCTGCGTCGTCCGGAAATGCAAAGAACCTTAATGTTACGCTCCAAAGCGTCCAAAGTATTCCGTAATTTCTTAGATGATCAAGGATTTGTTGAAGTAGAAACACCGATTTTGACGAAAAGCACACCGGAAGGTGCTCGTGACTACTTGGTGCCAAGCCGCGTGCATCCGGGCGAATTTTTCGCGCTTCCGCAGTCCCCGCAAATCTTTAAACAATTGTTGATGGTTAGTGGCTTGGAGCGTTATTACCAAATCGCACGCTGTTTCCGCGATGAGGATCTTCGTGCAGACCGTCAACCTGAATTTACACAAGTCGACATAGAGACTTCCTTCATTTCTCAGGATCAATTGCTTGAGATTTTGGAAGAACTCGTAGTCAAATTAATGCAAGAAACAGCTCAAGTTGAAATCCCGCGTCCATTCCAACGTATTACGTATGCGGATGCCATGGCGAAATATGGTTCGGATAAACCAGATCTGCGTTTTGGTTTAGAACTCGAAGATGTTTCAGATATCGTTGAAACTTCAGGTGTTCAAGTGTTTGCAAACGTCGTTAAAGGCGGCGGTCAAGTAAAAGCATTGAACGCGAAAGGTTGCGGCACATGGAGTCGTAAGGAGATCGATGACCTTTTACCATTCGCAGCACGTTACGGCGCCAAAGGCTTAGCATGGATTCAAGTGAAAGATGGCGAATTCAAAGGGCCGATTGTGAAATTCTTCAATGAAGCTGAAATCGCTGCGTTAACAGAACGTTTGGGCGCAGAAGAAGGAGATTTGCTTCTATTCTCCGCTGATAAGAAAAAGGTTGTTGCTGATGTATTAGGTAATCTTCGTCTGAAAATCGGTCGTGAGCTTGGTCTTATCGATGATTCGAAGTTCAAATATGCTTGGGTTGTGGACTTCCCACTTCTTGGGTACGACGAAGAAGCCAAACGTTATGTGGCTGAGCATCATCCGTTCACGCGTCCAAATGAAGATGATATTCATTTCTTTGATACAGATCCAGGTCAAATTCGTGCGCAAGCTTACGATCTTGTCTTGAACGGATACGAAGTAGGCGGCGGTTCGATGCGTATTTACCAACGTGAAGTGCAGGAGAAAATGTTCGGTGCGCTGGGCTTCTCCAAAGAAGAAGCTGTTGAGAAATTCGGCTTCCTACTCGAAGCCTTTGAATATGGAACACCTCCTCACGGCGGATTTGCTTTTGGTTTCGACCGTTTGGTGATGCTGATCACAGGTCGCACGAATCTTAGAGAAACGATTGCATTCCCGAAAACAGCAAGCGCAACAGACTTATTGACCGATGCACCGGGTACAGTAGACGACAAACAGCTTGAACAACTGTCGATTCGCTTAGCGCTCAAGCAGCCTGCTGCTAAGGCCTAA
- a CDS encoding tRNA threonylcarbamoyladenosine dehydratase: protein MLHQFSRTELAIGPEGLEIMKNSTVAVLGIGGVGSIAAEALARTGVGRLILIDKDVVDITNINRQIHALTTTVGQPKADLMRDRIKLINPECDVIALRMFYTEETYEEVFAYPIDYMLDASDTISYKIHLIKQCLERKIPIVSSMGAANKMDPSQFKVADISKTSMDPIARVVRQKLRKEGIKKGVKVVFSTEEPMKPREDVTQQIVPANAPEIRKAKQPPASNAFVPPVAGLIMVSVAVKELLEIGLKKK from the coding sequence ATGCTTCACCAATTTTCACGAACCGAACTAGCGATTGGCCCTGAGGGCCTTGAAATCATGAAGAATAGCACAGTTGCCGTACTAGGCATCGGCGGTGTAGGTTCAATCGCAGCTGAAGCACTAGCGCGTACAGGAGTTGGACGTCTTATTCTGATCGACAAAGATGTGGTCGACATCACGAATATTAATCGTCAGATTCATGCGCTTACGACAACAGTAGGTCAGCCTAAGGCCGACCTGATGCGTGATCGAATCAAATTAATTAATCCGGAATGCGATGTTATCGCGCTCCGGATGTTCTACACAGAGGAAACGTATGAAGAAGTATTCGCTTATCCAATCGATTACATGTTGGACGCGAGCGATACCATTTCCTACAAAATCCATCTCATTAAACAGTGTCTAGAGCGGAAGATTCCTATCGTATCCAGTATGGGCGCAGCCAACAAAATGGATCCGTCACAGTTCAAAGTAGCGGATATCTCCAAAACGAGCATGGATCCAATTGCACGTGTGGTGCGTCAAAAACTGCGCAAAGAAGGGATCAAAAAAGGCGTGAAGGTTGTATTTTCGACCGAAGAGCCGATGAAACCCCGCGAGGACGTAACGCAGCAAATCGTTCCTGCGAATGCACCTGAAATTCGCAAGGCGAAACAACCACCAGCGAGCAATGCCTTCGTCCCGCCTGTGGCTGGACTGATCATGGTGAGTGTGGCTGTGAAAGAACTATTGGAAATTGGTTTGAAGAAGAAATAG
- a CDS encoding PadR family transcriptional regulator yields MTSQDVILGILMKRSLSGYDIKNMFETVFSYFYNASFGTIYPTLSKMEKEGLITKESVIQEGRPNKNVYSITEEGQKHFKAYMYSPLQANEFKSDAMTRLFFGEFIEVEVMIEYLEYGVSSTEDDLERLRKMYENGKSNSLMSQTQEICIQIGIENMESTLRILMAGIERLSHLKMEKG; encoded by the coding sequence ATGACTAGTCAGGATGTTATTTTAGGTATTTTAATGAAACGCAGCCTTTCAGGATACGACATCAAAAATATGTTTGAGACTGTGTTTTCTTATTTTTACAACGCAAGTTTTGGCACGATTTATCCGACTCTTAGCAAGATGGAGAAGGAAGGTCTCATTACGAAAGAAAGTGTGATCCAAGAGGGGAGACCGAATAAGAATGTCTACTCCATAACAGAGGAAGGCCAAAAGCATTTCAAAGCCTATATGTACAGTCCTTTGCAAGCCAATGAATTCAAATCTGATGCGATGACTCGCTTGTTTTTTGGTGAATTTATTGAGGTCGAGGTCATGATTGAATATTTGGAATATGGCGTTTCGAGTACCGAAGATGATCTTGAGCGTTTGAGGAAAATGTATGAGAACGGTAAGTCAAATTCATTAATGTCTCAGACACAGGAAATTTGTATTCAGATTGGTATCGAAAATATGGAAAGCACTCTGCGAATCTTAATGGCCGGTATAGAACGGTTGAGTCATTTGAAAATGGAAAAGGGGTAA
- a CDS encoding MFS transporter, which yields MGNKKAGFIILAMALGLLMSALDNTITAAAISHIIGDINGFDKISWVFTAYMLASTSTMLVFGKLSDMFGRKLFYLIGISLFLIGSALCGTAQDITQLIIYRAVQGIGSGAIFPISFTIIYTIFSDPKQAAKLSGVFAGIFGLSSVAGPQIGTLLAETWGWRWCFYVNIPLGLISFFVLLFALKETRSAHRPKIDYVGTCFLIISTISLMLALEFGGKDYPWASWQIMSLLAVAIVVGFLFIMVERRAQEPILPLPLFKNRMVLGMMLACLCQGAIMFSAIAYLPVFSTAVLGQVNSNGLLTPMMFSLIVGAVLFGFLQRFFSFRAVIAISMISGIVVSYLLSIVSHDASKWYMVILMVILGVGAIGPLMSVAQNAVALSVDRKYIGVSSSIIGFWRNIGGVLGASIMATIVNNNYNRLIQAGAAEHNMPLNQLATLANPNQLIRTGAALPKETMNFLRDSLGTAINHGFILSIMFGIVGLAAAFIAGQLRFTVPVQRPEPQNDNATPQSI from the coding sequence GTGGGTAATAAAAAAGCAGGCTTTATCATACTGGCTATGGCGCTAGGACTATTGATGTCTGCGCTGGATAATACAATTACGGCGGCTGCTATAAGTCATATAATAGGTGACATTAATGGTTTCGATAAGATCAGTTGGGTATTCACAGCGTATATGCTTGCCTCCACCAGCACGATGCTTGTTTTCGGAAAGCTGTCGGATATGTTTGGCAGAAAGCTCTTTTATTTGATTGGAATTTCGTTATTTTTGATCGGTTCGGCACTCTGTGGTACGGCCCAGGATATAACGCAGCTGATCATATATAGAGCGGTTCAGGGAATAGGTTCAGGTGCTATCTTCCCCATTAGTTTCACCATTATCTATACGATTTTTTCGGATCCCAAACAAGCGGCTAAGCTATCTGGAGTATTCGCAGGGATATTCGGCTTATCATCGGTAGCGGGTCCGCAAATCGGTACATTACTCGCAGAAACTTGGGGCTGGCGATGGTGTTTCTATGTTAATATACCACTTGGCTTAATCTCCTTCTTTGTTCTCCTTTTTGCTCTAAAGGAAACTCGTTCGGCTCATCGTCCGAAAATTGATTATGTAGGAACATGTTTCCTCATTATCTCTACGATTTCACTCATGTTAGCACTTGAATTCGGTGGTAAGGATTATCCTTGGGCCTCCTGGCAAATTATGAGTCTGCTGGCTGTTGCCATTGTTGTAGGCTTTCTGTTCATAATGGTTGAACGTAGAGCTCAAGAACCCATACTACCTTTGCCCTTATTTAAAAATCGTATGGTTCTAGGCATGATGTTAGCTTGCCTTTGCCAAGGGGCGATTATGTTCTCAGCAATTGCTTACTTGCCTGTTTTTTCAACAGCGGTACTAGGACAAGTGAATTCAAATGGTCTATTGACCCCCATGATGTTTTCTTTAATCGTTGGTGCTGTTTTGTTTGGTTTCCTGCAACGTTTCTTTAGCTTCCGAGCGGTTATCGCTATTAGTATGATTTCTGGAATAGTCGTTAGTTATTTGCTAAGTATAGTCAGTCATGATGCAAGCAAATGGTATATGGTGATCTTGATGGTCATATTGGGTGTAGGGGCAATTGGTCCGTTAATGAGTGTGGCTCAAAATGCAGTTGCTCTCAGCGTAGATCGCAAATATATTGGAGTCAGTTCTTCCATCATTGGCTTTTGGCGTAATATTGGAGGTGTTCTCGGGGCATCCATTATGGCGACTATCGTCAATAATAACTATAACAGGCTTATTCAAGCAGGCGCAGCCGAGCACAATATGCCTCTCAATCAGCTAGCAACCTTAGCAAATCCTAATCAATTGATCCGTACGGGGGCGGCACTGCCCAAGGAAACGATGAACTTCCTCCGGGATTCACTGGGAACAGCGATTAACCATGGTTTTATCTTAAGCATTATGTTCGGTATTGTCGGACTTGCGGCTGCATTCATAGCAGGGCAACTTCGCTTCACGGTACCTGTCCAGCGTCCGGAACCACAGAATGACAATGCAACTCCTCAGTCTATTTAA
- a CDS encoding replication-associated recombination protein A: MDLFTYASSQEPTGKLLADRMRPTTLDEYIGQEQIVGKGKLLRRAIEADQVTSILLYGPPGTGKTTLANIIANRTQGEFMKLNAVDASVKDVREIIELAKTNIAMYGRKTILFLDEVHRFNTSRQDALLPAVEQGILIFIGATTENPFHHVNGALLSRSTLFQLEPLTAEHALIAMRRAIADPVKGLGFMRLHVDEEALEHIARMASGDIRRSLNALELAALTTSPEPDGTVQITLEVAEESIRRPIVKADESTQYDVLSAFHKSVRGSSDAALFWFLYAVEKLGMDPMTFLRRLIVACSEDIGLANPQAMVQSVTAMDAYHKIGWPESKYIISQAILFAVESPKSNSIPMAISRAEQLMEHVKSANVPLHLRDTHYKGAEQLGHKGYMYPHNYPGHFVKQQYLPDEIRNEIIFAASEQGTEEKMKLNQQKRRGTPTGL, encoded by the coding sequence ATGGACTTGTTTACATATGCTTCTTCACAAGAACCAACAGGAAAGCTGTTAGCTGATCGTATGCGGCCAACAACACTCGATGAGTACATTGGACAGGAGCAAATCGTCGGAAAAGGTAAACTGCTAAGACGTGCGATTGAGGCCGATCAAGTGACCTCTATCTTGCTTTATGGTCCTCCGGGCACAGGCAAAACAACACTGGCTAACATCATAGCGAACCGAACACAAGGTGAGTTCATGAAGCTGAACGCCGTTGATGCTTCGGTCAAAGATGTGCGAGAGATTATCGAGCTGGCGAAGACCAATATAGCGATGTACGGTCGTAAGACGATCCTTTTCCTCGACGAGGTGCATCGCTTTAACACCTCGCGGCAGGATGCGCTGCTCCCTGCTGTAGAGCAGGGCATCCTCATCTTCATCGGTGCGACGACAGAGAACCCGTTTCACCATGTGAACGGGGCTCTGCTGTCGCGCTCGACGCTGTTTCAGCTCGAGCCCCTCACGGCGGAGCATGCGCTCATCGCCATGCGAAGAGCCATCGCCGACCCCGTGAAGGGGCTCGGCTTCATGCGCCTCCACGTCGACGAGGAGGCGCTGGAGCATATTGCGCGGATGGCGAGTGGAGACATCCGCCGTTCACTTAACGCGCTGGAGCTTGCAGCGCTGACGACTTCGCCTGAACCGGATGGAACGGTTCAGATTACGTTAGAGGTGGCGGAAGAATCGATCCGCCGCCCTATCGTGAAAGCGGACGAGTCGACGCAATACGACGTCTTGTCCGCATTTCACAAGAGCGTGCGCGGCTCCAGTGACGCCGCGCTGTTCTGGTTCCTATATGCCGTCGAGAAGCTCGGCATGGATCCCATGACGTTCCTGCGGCGTCTTATCGTCGCATGCAGTGAAGATATCGGCCTTGCTAATCCGCAGGCGATGGTGCAGTCCGTGACGGCCATGGACGCTTATCATAAGATAGGTTGGCCGGAATCCAAGTACATCATTTCCCAGGCAATTTTATTCGCTGTGGAGAGTCCAAAGTCAAATTCAATACCGATGGCCATCTCTCGTGCGGAACAATTGATGGAGCATGTTAAATCTGCGAATGTGCCGCTTCATTTGCGGGATACACATTATAAAGGTGCTGAACAGCTCGGTCATAAAGGATATATGTATCCGCATAACTACCCGGGTCACTTTGTGAAACAGCAGTATTTACCTGACGAAATTCGAAATGAGATTATTTTTGCAGCTAGTGAACAGGGAACCGAAGAAAAGATGAAGCTCAATCAACAAAAAAGAAGAGGGACACCTACAGGATTATAA
- a CDS encoding YqzG/YhdC family protein, with the protein MGRILAVLLIIWVGWSGSLQARTVGTEISSEISTEISTETSTEQIIVKHKPVKDPEYAKWSRLAFQEAGRLYTLLDYKYLGRSTIAPGVVQQQFRFWVRHHGVEFPLIVSIRYDPITEKVFTIDMEQEQRGNLPIL; encoded by the coding sequence ATGGGTAGAATCTTAGCCGTACTTCTCATTATTTGGGTTGGTTGGTCAGGAAGTTTGCAAGCGAGAACAGTAGGTACAGAGATAAGTTCAGAGATAAGTACTGAGATAAGTACTGAGACAAGTACAGAACAAATTATTGTAAAACATAAACCTGTGAAAGACCCTGAATATGCCAAATGGAGCCGTCTTGCCTTTCAGGAGGCTGGAAGATTATACACTTTATTAGATTATAAATATTTAGGCCGTTCAACTATCGCGCCAGGTGTTGTACAGCAGCAGTTTCGCTTCTGGGTAAGGCATCATGGTGTCGAATTTCCGCTAATTGTTTCGATTCGGTACGATCCTATTACAGAGAAGGTTTTCACAATCGATATGGAGCAAGAACAAAGAGGGAACCTACCGATTTTATAA
- a CDS encoding AlkZ-related protein translates to MIVLVKVNDVGWKAAAYEDVTKIVKEVGILPLSSFIPNHPSLESITVPEQWHTGLETDPWLWRDRLPGDGIAAYGRFFAKKPLLISAELFPLIKNLLDEPYSVEERYADGELPKSAVELFQAVQENEGIDVKELRSKIGMKAKESKNEFDRALIELQSKTDIVIAGISERLNANGTKNGWNSTCYMTAEHWMELHGIKANTLPTPEAKSGLRALLQERFSPAAGVYLSKVFKL, encoded by the coding sequence ATGATCGTTTTGGTCAAAGTGAATGATGTTGGTTGGAAAGCTGCTGCTTATGAGGATGTTACGAAGATCGTGAAAGAGGTCGGTATTCTCCCTCTCTCTTCGTTCATACCGAATCATCCTTCGCTTGAATCCATAACTGTGCCTGAACAATGGCATACCGGGCTAGAGACAGATCCTTGGTTATGGCGAGATCGTCTCCCTGGTGACGGTATTGCCGCTTATGGACGGTTTTTTGCAAAGAAGCCTCTATTGATTTCTGCTGAGCTCTTCCCTTTGATTAAAAATTTGCTAGACGAGCCTTATTCTGTAGAGGAGCGTTATGCAGATGGAGAGCTTCCCAAATCAGCTGTCGAGCTTTTTCAAGCTGTTCAAGAGAATGAAGGCATCGATGTTAAGGAGCTTCGCTCCAAAATCGGGATGAAAGCCAAGGAGTCGAAAAATGAATTCGACCGCGCACTGATAGAACTGCAAAGCAAAACAGATATCGTCATAGCTGGGATAAGTGAACGCCTGAATGCCAATGGCACCAAGAACGGCTGGAACAGCACGTGTTATATGACTGCCGAGCATTGGATGGAGCTTCATGGGATTAAGGCGAATACACTTCCAACTCCGGAAGCGAAAAGTGGGCTCAGAGCGTTGCTTCAGGAACGGTTTAGTCCTGCCGCGGGTGTTTATTTGAGTAAGGTTTTTAAATTATAA
- the mnmA gene encoding tRNA 2-thiouridine(34) synthase MnmA, with protein MSKKTRVILGMSGGVDSSVAALLLKEQGYEVIGIFMKNWDDTDEFGHCTAEEDAEDVRRVCDQLDIPFYTVNFEKQYYDKVFAYFLDEYTKGRTPNPDVMCNREIKFGELLQKVIDLGGDYIATGHYAQVKEQDGEYVLLRGNDANKDQTYFLNVLNQQQLSKAMFPIGHLPKPKVREIAEAAGLATAKKKDSTGICFIGERDFKEFLSQYLPAKPGNMVDIRNGEIKGRHDGLMYYTLGQRQGLGIGGSGSGEPWFVVDKDLESNQLLVVQGEQYPGLYSKGLTATDVNWISSSRPVGAYACTAKFRYRQPDQGVVLTFMEDGTCEVVFDKPQKAVTPGQSVVFYDGDVCLGGGVIDKVHK; from the coding sequence ATGAGTAAAAAAACACGTGTCATATTGGGAATGTCCGGAGGTGTCGATTCTTCGGTTGCTGCGCTGTTACTTAAGGAACAGGGCTACGAGGTTATTGGCATTTTCATGAAAAATTGGGACGATACCGATGAGTTTGGCCATTGTACCGCAGAAGAAGATGCAGAGGATGTTAGAAGAGTGTGTGATCAGCTCGACATCCCTTTCTATACAGTTAATTTCGAGAAGCAGTATTACGACAAAGTTTTCGCCTATTTCTTGGACGAGTACACCAAGGGCCGCACGCCGAATCCGGATGTGATGTGTAATCGCGAAATTAAATTCGGGGAATTGCTTCAGAAGGTCATAGATTTAGGCGGGGATTACATTGCAACAGGTCACTATGCACAAGTGAAAGAACAAGATGGTGAATACGTGCTTTTGCGCGGTAATGATGCTAACAAAGATCAAACGTATTTCCTTAATGTGCTCAATCAGCAGCAGCTGTCCAAAGCCATGTTCCCGATTGGCCACCTACCGAAACCAAAAGTTCGAGAAATTGCTGAAGCAGCAGGTCTAGCCACGGCAAAGAAGAAAGACAGCACTGGAATTTGCTTCATCGGCGAACGGGACTTTAAAGAGTTCCTCAGCCAGTACTTGCCTGCTAAACCAGGTAATATGGTCGATATTCGTAACGGTGAAATCAAAGGCCGTCACGATGGTTTGATGTACTACACCCTTGGCCAAAGACAAGGACTTGGTATTGGCGGTTCAGGCTCAGGCGAGCCTTGGTTTGTTGTAGATAAAGATTTGGAAAGCAACCAACTGCTTGTGGTTCAAGGTGAGCAGTATCCAGGACTATATTCCAAGGGCTTAACAGCCACAGATGTGAACTGGATATCATCGAGCAGACCTGTGGGCGCATATGCCTGCACTGCCAAATTCCGTTACCGTCAGCCAGACCAAGGTGTAGTCCTTACATTTATGGAGGATGGAACATGTGAAGTTGTCTTCGATAAACCGCAAAAAGCCGTAACGCCAGGGCAATCCGTTGTTTTCTATGATGGAGACGTGTGTTTAGGCGGCGGAGTTATTGATAAAGTTCATAAGTAA
- the cymR gene encoding cysteine metabolism transcriptional regulator CymR — protein MKISTKGRYGLTIMMELANRFGEGPTSLKSIAEKHQLSEHYLEQLVAPLRNAGLVKSIRGAYGGYILSKSAEQVTAGEVIRVLEGPISPVDFTEEDDPAKRDLWIRIRDSIADVLDSTTLANLISFEDQGKNDNYMFYI, from the coding sequence TTGAAAATTTCTACAAAAGGCCGCTATGGTTTAACGATCATGATGGAGCTGGCCAATCGATTTGGTGAAGGACCGACTTCACTCAAAAGTATTGCCGAAAAGCATCAGCTTTCCGAGCATTATCTGGAGCAACTTGTAGCTCCGCTTCGCAATGCAGGATTGGTCAAAAGTATTCGTGGTGCTTACGGTGGATATATTCTCTCAAAATCTGCTGAGCAAGTAACAGCAGGCGAGGTTATTCGTGTATTAGAAGGACCTATTAGTCCTGTCGATTTCACGGAGGAAGATGATCCGGCTAAGCGTGATCTGTGGATTCGAATTCGCGATAGCATTGCGGACGTGCTAGACTCTACTACACTTGCGAACTTGATTTCTTTCGAAGACCAAGGCAAGAACGACAACTACATGTTTTACATTTAA